One stretch of Rathayibacter festucae DSM 15932 DNA includes these proteins:
- the mraY gene encoding phospho-N-acetylmuramoyl-pentapeptide-transferase, with product MRALLLAGAFSGAFTLLLTPLFIRLFHRLQWGQFIREDGPKSHHVKHGTATMGGIVIIIATVAGYFLGSLFGNRALAPSALLVLFMMVGLGFVGFIDDFLKTRNQRSLGLGGWAKIAGQIIVAAAFAVIAIMVRDSNGLTPASTSISFIRDLPFDFAALGWIGIGLFVLWICVIVTSTSNGVNVADGLDGLATGSSILAIGSYVIIGFWQSNQWCFDAQLNPEVADKCYQVSDPFDLAIIAAAISGALVGFLWWNTSPAQIFMGDTGSLGLGGALAALAILTRTELLVILIGGLFVIVTGSVIVQRIYFKLTRGKRIFLMSPLHHHFELKGWAEITVVVRFWIIAGIFVAAGVGLFYLEWLSLA from the coding sequence ATGAGAGCACTCCTTCTGGCCGGAGCCTTCTCCGGCGCCTTCACGCTGCTGCTGACGCCCCTGTTCATCCGGCTGTTCCACCGCCTGCAGTGGGGCCAGTTCATCCGCGAGGACGGACCGAAGTCGCACCACGTCAAGCACGGCACGGCGACGATGGGCGGCATCGTCATCATCATCGCCACCGTGGCGGGCTACTTCCTCGGCTCGCTCTTCGGCAACCGGGCGCTCGCGCCGTCGGCGCTGCTGGTGCTGTTCATGATGGTCGGGCTCGGCTTCGTCGGCTTCATCGACGACTTCCTGAAGACCCGCAACCAGCGCAGCCTCGGGCTCGGCGGCTGGGCCAAGATCGCCGGGCAGATCATCGTCGCGGCGGCCTTCGCGGTCATCGCGATCATGGTGCGCGACTCCAACGGACTGACGCCGGCCTCGACGTCGATCTCGTTCATCCGCGACCTGCCCTTCGACTTCGCCGCGCTCGGCTGGATCGGCATCGGGCTGTTCGTGCTCTGGATCTGCGTGATCGTGACCAGCACGTCCAACGGCGTCAACGTCGCGGACGGCCTCGACGGCCTCGCGACCGGCTCGTCGATCCTCGCGATCGGCTCCTACGTCATCATCGGCTTCTGGCAGTCCAACCAGTGGTGCTTCGACGCGCAGCTCAACCCCGAGGTGGCCGACAAGTGCTACCAGGTGAGCGATCCGTTCGACCTCGCGATCATCGCCGCGGCGATCTCCGGCGCGCTCGTGGGCTTCCTCTGGTGGAACACCTCGCCCGCGCAGATCTTCATGGGCGACACCGGCTCGCTGGGCCTCGGCGGCGCCCTCGCGGCTCTCGCGATCCTCACCCGCACCGAGCTGCTCGTCATCCTGATCGGCGGACTGTTCGTCATCGTCACCGGCTCGGTGATCGTGCAGCGGATCTACTTCAAGCTCACCCGGGGCAAGCGCATCTTCCTGATGAGCCCGCTCCATCACCACTTCGAGCTCAAGGGCTGGGCCGAGATCACGGTGGTGGTCCGCTTCTGGATCATCGCCGGAATCTTCGTCGCGGCCGGCGTCGGGCTCTTCTACCTCGAATGGCTCTCCCTGGCATGA
- a CDS encoding protein kinase domain-containing protein: protein MTTSQLDPLLGRLVDGRYEVRSRIARGGMATVYLAHDQRLERRVAIKVMHGHLSDDATFKNRFVQEARSAARLAHPNVVSVFDQGQDSDMAYLVMEYLPGITLRDLLKERGRLTAQQVVDIMHSVLSGLAAAHRAGILHRDLKPENVLLADDGRIKIGDFGLARAASANTASGQALLGTIAYLSPELVTRGTADTRSDIYAIGIMIYEMLTGEQPFTGEQPMQIAYQHANDSVPYPSAKVPSVPTSLDELVLWATERDPDMRPRDAGVMLAQLLEAERLMGITPTDRRGADTQAVTPFRWRSPPPRCCSTRR from the coding sequence GTGACCACCAGCCAGCTCGACCCTCTCCTCGGCCGTCTCGTCGACGGCCGGTACGAGGTGCGCTCCCGCATCGCGCGGGGCGGCATGGCCACCGTCTACCTGGCGCACGACCAGCGCCTCGAGCGCCGGGTCGCCATCAAGGTGATGCACGGGCACCTCTCCGACGACGCGACGTTCAAGAACCGCTTCGTCCAGGAGGCGCGCTCCGCCGCCCGCCTGGCCCACCCGAACGTGGTCAGCGTCTTCGACCAGGGCCAGGACTCCGACATGGCCTACCTGGTGATGGAGTACCTGCCCGGCATCACGCTGCGCGACCTGCTCAAGGAGCGCGGGCGGCTGACGGCCCAGCAGGTCGTCGACATCATGCACTCGGTGCTGTCCGGCCTCGCGGCCGCGCACCGGGCCGGGATCCTGCACCGCGACCTCAAGCCCGAGAACGTGCTGCTCGCCGACGACGGCCGGATCAAGATCGGCGACTTCGGCCTCGCCCGGGCGGCGAGCGCGAACACCGCGTCGGGTCAGGCGCTGCTCGGCACGATCGCGTACCTCTCCCCCGAGCTGGTCACCCGCGGCACCGCCGACACCCGCAGCGACATCTACGCCATCGGCATCATGATCTACGAGATGCTCACCGGCGAGCAGCCCTTCACGGGCGAGCAGCCGATGCAGATCGCCTACCAGCACGCGAACGACTCGGTCCCCTACCCCAGCGCGAAGGTGCCCTCGGTGCCGACCTCGCTCGACGAGCTCGTGCTCTGGGCGACGGAGCGCGACCCGGACATGCGCCCGCGCGACGCCGGCGTGATGCTGGCACAGCTGCTCGAGGCCGAGCGCCTGATGGGCATCACGCCGACCGACCGCCGCGGCGCGGACACCCAGGCCGTCACCCCCTTCCGGTGGCGGAGCCCGCCACCGCGCTGCTGTTCGACGAGGCGGTGA
- the mraZ gene encoding division/cell wall cluster transcriptional repressor MraZ codes for MFLGTHSPKLDEKGRVILPAKFRDELSSGVVVTRGQERCLYVFSQREFEAMHEKIRQAPVTSKQARDFLRVFLSGASAETPDKQNRITLPAPLRAYAGLDRDLTVIGAGNRAEIWAQDAWDSYLTEQESVFSDTEEEVIPGLF; via the coding sequence TTGTTCCTCGGCACTCATTCCCCCAAGCTCGACGAGAAGGGCCGCGTCATCCTTCCCGCCAAGTTCCGCGACGAGCTCTCCTCCGGAGTCGTCGTCACGCGCGGCCAGGAGCGGTGCCTCTACGTCTTCAGCCAGCGCGAGTTCGAGGCGATGCACGAGAAGATCCGCCAGGCGCCGGTCACCAGCAAGCAGGCCCGCGACTTCCTCCGCGTCTTCCTCTCCGGCGCCAGCGCCGAGACGCCGGACAAGCAGAACCGCATCACCCTCCCGGCGCCGCTGCGCGCCTACGCCGGTCTCGACCGCGACCTCACCGTCATCGGTGCGGGCAATCGCGCCGAGATCTGGGCCCAGGACGCCTGGGACAGCTACCTCACCGAGCAGGAGTCCGTGTTCTCCGACACCGAGGAGGAGGTGATCCCCGGACTGTTCTAG
- a CDS encoding Rv2175c family DNA-binding protein produces the protein MTDSSAASASPPTPEIEWLTVPDLVEVTGLGVSRVRRLLEERHLLGTRRDGKLVVPSVFLRDGEPLSEIRGTAILLSDQGFSDDEAIDWLLSDEDSLGTSPVQALLAGRKAEVRRVAQALA, from the coding sequence GTGACCGACTCGTCCGCTGCCTCCGCCTCCCCGCCCACTCCCGAGATCGAGTGGCTGACCGTCCCCGACCTGGTCGAGGTCACCGGTCTCGGCGTCAGCCGGGTGCGCCGCCTCCTGGAGGAGCGCCACCTGCTCGGCACCCGCCGCGACGGCAAGCTCGTCGTCCCCTCCGTCTTCCTCCGCGACGGCGAGCCGCTCAGCGAGATCCGCGGCACCGCGATCCTGCTGTCGGACCAGGGCTTCTCGGACGACGAGGCGATCGACTGGCTGCTCTCGGACGAGGACAGCCTCGGCACCAGCCCGGTGCAGGCGCTGCTCGCCGGCCGCAAGGCCGAGGTGCGCCGCGTCGCCCAGGCGCTCGCCTGA
- a CDS encoding UDP-N-acetylmuramoyl-tripeptide--D-alanyl-D-alanine ligase: MIALTLTEIAAAVSGRLHLAGSSANASTVVDGATETDSREIAPGGIFVAKRGEHTDGHLFAPVAVERGAALLIVERPLDLDVPQVLVDDSVEALGALATEVVRRVRALGNLTVLAVTGSNGKTTTKNLLRTILEREGETVAPQGSFNNEVGAPITMLKVSPSTRFLVAEMGASAVGEIRRLVRMAKPDVGIVLAVGLAHAGEFGGIERTLEAKTEMVADLTADDVAVLNADDGRVASMQARTAARVLWFGHGEQADVRAVDIEPTAEGTRFTVEISAGEGREAARAELFLRVLGEHHVMNALAATAAALSVGVPLDVIVAALGTVTLAERWRMQVLGGADVTVVNDAYNASPDSTAAALRTLAQIAKPEGRTVAVLGEMSELGEWADEEHDRVGLLAVRLNIAQIVVVGAKARRIHVAAEREGSWSGESVFVETADEAYDLLDGYLRSGDTVLVKSSNSAGLRFLGDRLGERHR, encoded by the coding sequence ATGATCGCCCTGACCCTCACCGAGATCGCCGCGGCCGTCTCCGGCCGGCTGCACCTCGCCGGCTCCTCCGCGAACGCGAGCACCGTCGTCGACGGCGCGACCGAGACCGATTCCCGCGAGATCGCGCCCGGCGGCATCTTCGTCGCCAAGCGCGGCGAGCACACCGACGGCCACCTCTTCGCTCCCGTCGCCGTCGAGCGCGGCGCCGCCCTGCTGATCGTCGAGCGGCCGCTCGACCTCGACGTGCCGCAGGTGCTCGTCGACGACTCCGTCGAGGCGCTGGGCGCCCTGGCGACCGAGGTCGTCCGCCGCGTGCGCGCGCTCGGGAACCTCACCGTCCTCGCGGTCACCGGCTCCAACGGCAAGACGACCACCAAGAACCTCCTCCGCACGATCCTCGAGCGCGAGGGCGAGACCGTCGCCCCGCAGGGCTCGTTCAACAACGAGGTCGGCGCGCCGATCACGATGCTGAAGGTGTCGCCCTCGACGCGCTTCCTGGTGGCCGAGATGGGCGCGAGCGCGGTCGGCGAGATCCGCCGCCTCGTCCGGATGGCGAAGCCCGACGTCGGGATCGTCCTCGCGGTGGGCCTCGCTCACGCCGGCGAGTTCGGCGGCATCGAGCGCACCCTCGAGGCGAAGACCGAGATGGTCGCCGACCTGACGGCCGACGACGTCGCGGTGCTCAACGCCGACGACGGCCGCGTCGCCTCGATGCAGGCGAGGACCGCCGCCCGGGTGCTGTGGTTCGGCCACGGCGAGCAGGCCGACGTCCGCGCCGTGGACATCGAGCCGACGGCCGAGGGCACGCGCTTCACGGTCGAGATCAGCGCAGGGGAGGGCCGCGAGGCCGCCCGCGCCGAGCTCTTCCTCCGCGTCCTCGGCGAGCACCACGTGATGAACGCGCTGGCGGCCACCGCGGCCGCGCTCTCCGTCGGCGTCCCGCTCGACGTGATCGTCGCCGCGCTCGGCACCGTCACGCTCGCCGAGCGCTGGCGCATGCAGGTGCTCGGCGGTGCCGACGTCACGGTCGTCAACGACGCGTACAACGCCAGCCCCGACTCCACCGCCGCCGCCCTGCGGACCCTCGCCCAGATCGCGAAGCCGGAGGGGCGCACCGTCGCGGTCCTCGGCGAGATGAGCGAGCTGGGGGAGTGGGCCGACGAGGAGCACGACCGCGTGGGCCTGCTCGCCGTCCGGCTCAACATCGCGCAGATCGTGGTGGTCGGCGCGAAGGCGCGACGGATCCACGTCGCCGCCGAGCGCGAGGGCTCCTGGAGCGGCGAGTCCGTCTTCGTCGAGACCGCCGACGAGGCCTACGACCTGCTCGACGGCTATCTTCGGAGCGGCGACACCGTCCTGGTGAAGTCGTCCAACTCCGCCGGGCTGCGATTCCTGGGCGACCGACTGGGAGAGCGCCACCGATGA
- a CDS encoding polyprenyl synthetase family protein — MNHSTRLVDRVQFRIDEFLTGRTPILRSIGEDVSALGDLSRDFLSGGKRFRARFCEAGWTAVSAVPSDAHRSASDPIARVGASLELFHAAALVHDDVIDNSDTRRGAPSAHRRFASLHAGGGWSGDADEFGRSSAILLGDLLLVWSDEIFADAEWALEDRTAAARARAEFNLMRTEVTLGQYLDILEESAWVRHPEHEHLERSERVVVFKSAKYSIEAPLTIGGSLGGGDDAQIDALRRFGLPLGIAFQLRDDVLGVFGDPAVTGKPAGDDLREGKRTVLLGLARAAASAGERDELDAVVGRADASADDIARAQEIVAGSGALDRLEERIARDVEAALAVLPDAPLREEGVAELRELADRVTARTA; from the coding sequence GTGAACCACAGCACTCGTCTGGTCGATCGCGTCCAGTTCCGAATCGATGAATTCCTCACCGGGCGCACGCCAATTCTGCGCTCCATCGGAGAGGACGTCTCCGCCCTCGGCGACCTTTCGCGGGACTTTCTCAGCGGGGGCAAGCGCTTCCGGGCGCGCTTCTGCGAGGCGGGCTGGACGGCGGTCTCCGCGGTCCCGAGCGACGCACACCGGAGCGCCTCGGATCCGATCGCCCGGGTCGGCGCGAGCCTGGAGCTGTTCCACGCCGCGGCCCTGGTCCACGACGACGTGATCGACAACTCCGACACCCGCCGGGGCGCCCCCTCGGCGCACCGCCGCTTCGCGTCGCTGCACGCGGGCGGCGGCTGGTCGGGCGACGCGGACGAGTTCGGCCGCTCCTCGGCGATCCTCCTCGGCGATCTGCTGCTGGTCTGGTCCGACGAGATCTTCGCGGACGCCGAGTGGGCGCTCGAGGACCGCACCGCCGCGGCGCGGGCCCGGGCGGAGTTCAACCTGATGCGCACGGAGGTGACCCTGGGCCAGTACCTCGACATCCTCGAGGAGAGCGCCTGGGTGCGGCACCCCGAGCACGAGCACCTCGAGCGCTCGGAGCGCGTGGTCGTCTTCAAGAGCGCGAAGTACAGCATCGAGGCGCCGCTGACCATCGGCGGCTCGCTCGGCGGCGGCGACGACGCCCAGATCGACGCCCTGCGCCGCTTCGGCCTGCCGCTCGGCATCGCCTTCCAGCTGCGCGACGACGTGCTGGGGGTCTTCGGCGATCCGGCCGTGACCGGGAAGCCCGCCGGCGACGACCTCCGCGAGGGCAAGCGGACCGTGCTGCTCGGCCTCGCCCGCGCGGCCGCCTCGGCGGGCGAGCGCGACGAGCTCGACGCCGTGGTGGGCCGTGCGGACGCGAGCGCCGACGACATCGCCCGCGCTCAGGAGATCGTGGCGGGCTCCGGGGCGCTCGACCGGCTCGAGGAGCGCATCGCCCGCGACGTCGAGGCCGCGCTGGCCGTGCTGCCGGACGCGCCGCTGCGCGAGGAGGGCGTCGCGGAGCTCCGCGAGCTCGCCGACCGGGTCACCGCCCGGACGGCGTAG
- a CDS encoding Mur ligase family protein, translating into MHDTRPQSSLRPEHPAPRALAQLVAEFSLGPVRGIDGVEVSGVTLDSRCVQPGDLYVGVAGRAAHGAAFATGAAAAGAVAVLTDPEGAELAAGSGLPVLVTPDPRAALGDVAAWIHRTREDAPTLFGVTGTNGKTSVVYLLDALLRRLGVVSGLSSTAERRIGDVAVVSSLTTPEASELHALLARMRESAVRAVSIEVSAQALTRHRIDGLVFDVVGFTNLTHDHLDDYTDMAHYFEAKADLFGPDRARRGVVTVDSSWGRELVERSRIPVTTLASSPDVGVAPSTPADWSMTVVEGTADGTTFRLEGPENRSVVVSIPLIGWYMAANAALAIVMLVESGFDLEAIAHTLEEGVLDVYIPGRAERVSGDRGPRVYVDYGHTPDAFSNALEALRALTPGRLIMVFGADGDRDTTKRADMGRIAAELSDVVIVTDFHPRWEDPAAIRAVLLAAATEAAPGREIHEIPDPRAAVRAAVALADEGDAILYAGPGHEDYQEIAGVHMPYSARDDVRQALREAGWL; encoded by the coding sequence TTGCACGACACTCGCCCGCAGTCCTCCCTCCGGCCCGAGCACCCGGCACCGCGCGCGCTCGCGCAGCTCGTCGCCGAGTTCTCGCTCGGGCCCGTCCGCGGGATCGACGGCGTCGAGGTCAGCGGGGTCACCCTCGACTCGCGCTGCGTCCAGCCGGGCGACCTCTACGTCGGCGTCGCCGGCCGAGCCGCGCACGGCGCCGCCTTCGCGACCGGTGCCGCCGCCGCGGGAGCGGTCGCGGTGCTGACCGATCCCGAGGGCGCCGAGCTGGCCGCCGGCAGCGGCCTCCCCGTGCTCGTCACGCCCGACCCCCGCGCCGCCCTCGGCGACGTCGCGGCCTGGATCCACCGCACCCGCGAGGACGCGCCGACGCTGTTCGGCGTGACCGGGACCAACGGCAAGACGAGCGTGGTCTACCTGCTCGACGCGCTGCTGCGCCGTCTCGGCGTCGTCTCCGGTCTCAGCTCGACCGCCGAGCGCCGCATCGGCGACGTGGCGGTCGTCAGCTCGCTGACCACTCCGGAGGCGAGCGAGCTGCACGCGCTGCTCGCCCGGATGCGCGAGTCCGCGGTGCGCGCGGTCTCCATCGAGGTCTCCGCGCAGGCGCTCACCCGCCACCGGATCGACGGCCTCGTCTTCGACGTCGTCGGCTTCACCAACCTGACGCACGACCACCTCGACGACTACACCGACATGGCGCACTACTTCGAGGCGAAGGCCGATCTGTTCGGTCCGGACCGGGCGCGCCGCGGCGTGGTGACCGTCGACAGCAGCTGGGGCCGCGAGCTCGTCGAGCGCAGCCGCATCCCCGTGACGACGCTCGCCAGCTCGCCCGACGTCGGAGTCGCTCCGAGCACGCCGGCCGACTGGTCGATGACCGTCGTCGAGGGCACCGCCGACGGCACGACCTTCCGCCTCGAAGGGCCCGAGAACCGCTCGGTCGTCGTGAGCATCCCGCTGATCGGCTGGTACATGGCGGCCAACGCGGCACTCGCGATCGTCATGCTCGTCGAGTCCGGCTTCGACCTCGAGGCGATCGCGCACACCCTCGAGGAGGGCGTGCTCGACGTCTACATCCCGGGGCGGGCCGAGCGCGTCTCCGGCGACCGCGGCCCCCGCGTCTACGTCGACTACGGCCACACCCCGGACGCGTTCTCGAACGCGCTCGAGGCGCTGCGGGCGCTGACGCCCGGCCGGCTGATCATGGTCTTCGGCGCCGACGGCGACCGCGACACCACGAAGCGCGCCGACATGGGGCGCATCGCCGCCGAGCTGTCCGACGTCGTGATCGTGACCGACTTCCATCCGCGCTGGGAGGACCCGGCGGCGATCCGCGCCGTCCTCCTCGCCGCGGCGACCGAGGCCGCGCCCGGCCGGGAGATCCACGAGATCCCCGACCCGCGGGCCGCCGTGCGGGCGGCCGTCGCCCTCGCGGACGAGGGCGATGCGATCCTCTACGCCGGACCCGGCCACGAGGACTATCAGGAGATTGCAGGAGTGCACATGCCGTATTCGGCCAGAGACGACGTCCGGCAGGCCCTGCGCGAGGCGGGCTGGCTCTAG
- a CDS encoding DUF3040 domain-containing protein: MPLSEHEQRLLDEMERNLYQNDADFVAAVSKGRGGTNYRALVLGILLAIVGLGVLVAGVIVRQPLVGVAGFALMLAGVVVAMRPAPGGSTTSGIPEAGRPSKPRSASGRQGSNFMDRLNDRWDNRGDGRS; this comes from the coding sequence ATGCCGCTTTCGGAACACGAGCAACGGCTCCTCGACGAGATGGAGCGCAATCTCTATCAGAACGACGCCGACTTCGTCGCGGCGGTCAGCAAGGGCCGGGGCGGCACCAACTACCGCGCGCTCGTTCTCGGCATCCTCCTCGCCATCGTCGGCCTGGGAGTCCTCGTCGCCGGCGTGATCGTCCGTCAGCCCCTCGTGGGCGTCGCCGGCTTCGCGCTGATGCTGGCCGGCGTGGTCGTCGCGATGCGCCCCGCGCCCGGCGGCTCCACCACCTCCGGAATCCCCGAGGCGGGTCGGCCCTCGAAGCCGCGCTCCGCAAGCGGACGCCAGGGGTCCAACTTCATGGACCGTCTGAACGACCGGTGGGACAACCGCGGCGACGGCCGCTCCTAG
- the rsmH gene encoding 16S rRNA (cytosine(1402)-N(4))-methyltransferase RsmH — protein sequence MTESTESTPAHRADVSADDATSADAARAGVRPTEERHLPVLLERCVELLAPALARDGAVLVDATLGMGGHSLALLERFPRLHLVGLDRDREALELAGARLAAHSARIDLVHAVYDELPDVLDELGIDTIDGALFDLGVSSLQLDETERGFSYSKDAPLDMRMDASAPLTAASILADYDEIALQRIFHEYGEERLAARYAKKIVEARASAPIVRSGRLVEIIQAATPVAIQRNGHPAKRVFQALRIEVNQELSVLERAIPAALGRIAVGGRLVVEAYQSLEDRIVKRALQAASSSTAPVGLPMELPEHRPEFRLVIRGAELASDDEKAANPRATPVRLRAAERIRSTA from the coding sequence ATGACAGAGAGCACCGAGAGCACCCCTGCACACCGCGCGGACGTGAGCGCGGACGACGCGACCAGCGCCGACGCCGCTCGCGCCGGCGTGCGCCCGACCGAGGAGCGGCACCTGCCCGTGCTCCTCGAGCGCTGCGTCGAGCTGCTCGCTCCGGCGCTCGCGCGCGACGGCGCCGTGCTCGTCGACGCGACGCTCGGCATGGGCGGCCACTCGCTCGCGCTGCTCGAGCGCTTCCCGCGCCTCCACCTCGTCGGCCTCGACCGCGACCGGGAGGCCCTCGAGCTGGCGGGTGCCCGGCTCGCCGCGCACTCCGCTCGGATCGACCTCGTGCACGCCGTCTACGACGAGCTGCCCGACGTCCTCGACGAGCTCGGCATCGACACGATCGACGGCGCCCTCTTCGACCTCGGCGTCTCCTCGCTGCAGCTCGACGAGACCGAGCGCGGCTTCTCCTACTCCAAGGACGCTCCGCTGGACATGCGGATGGACGCGTCGGCGCCGCTCACCGCGGCGAGCATCCTCGCGGACTACGACGAGATCGCGCTCCAGCGGATCTTCCACGAGTACGGCGAGGAGCGGCTCGCGGCGCGCTACGCCAAGAAGATCGTCGAGGCCCGCGCGTCGGCGCCGATCGTGCGCTCCGGCCGGCTCGTCGAGATCATCCAGGCGGCGACCCCGGTCGCGATCCAGCGCAACGGGCACCCGGCCAAGCGCGTCTTCCAGGCGCTGCGCATCGAGGTCAACCAGGAGCTCTCCGTGCTCGAGCGGGCGATCCCCGCCGCACTCGGCCGGATCGCCGTCGGCGGGCGCCTCGTCGTCGAGGCGTACCAGTCGCTCGAGGACCGCATCGTCAAGCGCGCCCTGCAGGCCGCCTCCTCCTCCACGGCGCCGGTCGGCCTGCCGATGGAGCTGCCCGAGCACCGACCCGAGTTCCGGCTCGTCATCCGCGGCGCCGAGCTCGCCTCGGACGACGAGAAGGCCGCCAACCCCCGAGCAACACCCGTGCGACTGCGCGCGGCCGAGAGGATCAGGAGCACCGCATGA
- a CDS encoding peptidoglycan D,D-transpeptidase FtsI family protein, giving the protein MRHHRSSRRRTAVTFLVIAAVVGLFIGKLVDIQVVRANELTDEAAQNQSNSVITYGTRGSIVDRSGTVLADATTRYRLTTSPKNVAEFLREMPDGQEVMVSVEQAASEIGAITGQTVPQIVTAVSDAVAKDPKANYLILSEGLDLEAYQKLVALDIPWTYFETQQGRTYPNGAVAGNLVGYVGGDGAAQEGMEYAENACLAGANGSESYERSADYVRIPGSTVAETPAVDGGTLELTIDADLQYYSQQVLAQRVAEVGGSYGIVVVQEVKTGKLLTVAETPTVDPNNVAASAPDDRSSRAFRAPFEPGSTFKPMTAAMLIDQGLASPTSQVVVPDTFEKDGASFSDDFAHTPTNYTLTGILKDSSNVGIAMMGSKLSASQRYDYLTKFGLGASTAVGFPGESGGLLADSDDWDNQTNYTTMFGQGVSATAVQVASIYQTLGNGGVRLPAQLVEGCTTPDGSVIDVPDSTGTPVVSAGAAKDVVDMLQTHYNEGWLANDIHVDGYNIATKTGTAQQPDGNGGYSKSYTVSLAGLAPAEDPEYVVTVTIADPVKMNTSQATAPVFQQVMTQVLKTNRVEPSTVPPVEYPTTW; this is encoded by the coding sequence GTGAGACACCACCGTTCGAGCAGGCGACGCACCGCCGTCACCTTCCTCGTCATCGCCGCCGTCGTCGGACTGTTCATCGGCAAGCTGGTCGACATCCAGGTCGTCCGCGCCAACGAGCTGACCGACGAGGCGGCGCAGAACCAGTCGAACAGCGTCATCACCTACGGCACGCGCGGCTCGATCGTCGACCGCTCCGGCACGGTGCTCGCCGACGCCACGACCCGGTACCGGCTGACGACCTCGCCGAAGAACGTCGCGGAGTTCCTGCGCGAGATGCCCGACGGCCAGGAGGTGATGGTCAGCGTCGAGCAGGCCGCCTCCGAGATCGGCGCCATCACCGGGCAGACGGTCCCGCAGATCGTCACGGCCGTGAGCGACGCGGTCGCGAAGGACCCGAAGGCGAACTACCTGATCCTCTCCGAGGGCCTCGACCTCGAGGCGTACCAGAAGCTCGTCGCCCTCGACATCCCGTGGACCTACTTCGAGACGCAGCAGGGCCGGACGTACCCGAACGGCGCGGTCGCCGGCAACCTGGTCGGCTACGTGGGCGGCGACGGCGCCGCGCAGGAGGGCATGGAGTACGCCGAGAACGCCTGCCTCGCCGGGGCCAACGGCTCCGAGAGCTACGAGCGCAGCGCCGACTACGTCCGCATCCCCGGCAGCACCGTGGCGGAGACCCCCGCGGTCGACGGCGGGACGCTCGAGCTCACGATCGACGCCGACCTGCAGTACTACTCCCAGCAGGTGCTCGCGCAGCGGGTCGCCGAGGTCGGCGGCAGCTACGGCATCGTCGTGGTGCAGGAGGTCAAGACCGGCAAACTCCTGACCGTCGCCGAGACGCCGACCGTCGACCCCAACAACGTCGCCGCCAGCGCGCCCGACGACCGCAGCTCGCGGGCGTTCCGCGCTCCGTTCGAGCCTGGATCGACCTTCAAGCCGATGACCGCGGCGATGCTGATCGATCAGGGCCTCGCGAGCCCGACGAGCCAGGTCGTCGTCCCCGACACCTTCGAGAAGGACGGCGCCTCCTTCAGCGACGACTTCGCGCACACGCCCACGAACTACACGCTGACCGGGATCCTCAAGGACTCCTCGAACGTCGGCATCGCGATGATGGGCTCCAAGCTCTCCGCCTCGCAGCGCTACGACTACCTGACGAAGTTCGGCCTCGGCGCCTCGACCGCCGTGGGCTTCCCCGGCGAGTCCGGCGGCCTCCTCGCCGACTCCGACGACTGGGACAACCAGACCAACTACACGACCATGTTCGGCCAGGGCGTCTCGGCGACCGCGGTCCAGGTGGCGAGCATCTACCAGACCCTCGGCAACGGCGGGGTGCGCCTGCCCGCGCAGCTGGTCGAGGGCTGCACCACGCCCGACGGCTCCGTGATCGACGTGCCCGACAGCACCGGGACCCCGGTGGTCTCCGCCGGTGCCGCGAAGGACGTCGTGGACATGCTGCAGACCCACTACAACGAGGGCTGGCTGGCGAACGACATCCACGTCGACGGCTACAACATCGCCACCAAGACCGGCACGGCGCAGCAGCCGGACGGAAACGGCGGCTACTCGAAGAGCTACACCGTCTCGCTGGCCGGCCTCGCCCCCGCGGAGGACCCGGAGTACGTCGTGACGGTCACCATCGCCGATCCGGTTAAGATGAACACGTCCCAGGCGACGGCCCCCGTGTTCCAGCAGGTCATGACCCAGGTGCTCAAGACCAACCGGGTGGAGCCGTCCACGGTCCCGCCGGTCGAGTACCCCACCACGTGGTGA